A genomic window from Vanessa cardui chromosome Z, ilVanCard2.1, whole genome shotgun sequence includes:
- the LOC124542996 gene encoding GRB2-associated-binding protein 1 isoform X2, translating to MSKNIVFEGWLTKSPPSKRIWRTKWRRRWFALRQSGELPGQYFLDYYADRNCRRLKGTINLDFCEQVDAGLHMERTNQGAPDPKLRGSVFTIQTQTRTYHLEADCESEMEKWVDAICSVCGLRATDEMPSFSGIYQNHSVAVDNHPHTRSRANSNFTTPTVNGQTGSSPAVNNVNYTTIATNDQHNSLVSNDQENAIALANDQYDCGESTGPYIPISECITGVRAPDTQRAFTFDPKNIVTSTKTFDKSDASNKFKTYSYHGTPQIRINNVAVESENDSNSEDECRSLNASQCNIGPPVPPRPPKTFSLNKDLAHRESFHGPKVQEPVEFQENTSPFPWMRLPRQPHHNTAPSSPGRSVISHCVRTTDDEDDAAMGHSMQYCNLSTLPPAVDRALKPRHSSHSIGNMYNFSGLGICDESKPDVLQYLDLDLHTSTPPSNNSQDFKKLSIIHGKSHSSADADSAYKTVDFLKTEAFNITRQDAEASRSVQQ from the exons atgtcgaaaAACATAGTGTTCGAGGGTTGGCTTACGAAATCACCACCTTCGAAACGAATTTGGAGAAct AAATGGCGGAGAAGGTGGTTTGCCTTGCGACAGTCGGGTGAGCTCCCAGGGCAATATTTCCTAGATTATTATGCCGACCGTAATTGCAGACGGCTCAAGGGTACGATCAACTTAGATTTCTGTGAGCAG GTGGATGCTGGATTGCATATGGAACGTACAAACCAAGGAGCACCAGACCCAAAGCTACGTGGCTCAGTATTCACAATTCAAACGCAAACACGAACATACCATCTTGAAGCTGATTGTGAATCCGAAATGGAAAAATGGGTCGATGCAATCTGTAGTGTATGTGGTTTACGTGCAACTGATGAAATGCCGAGTTTTTCTG gcaTATACCAAAACCATTCAGTGGCTGTAGACAATCATCCGCATACAAGGTCAAGAGCGAATTCAAATTTTACAACACCCACTGTCAATGGTCAGACTGGCTCGTCACCAGCTGTAAATAATGTTAACTACACCACCATAGCGACAAATGACCAACATAATTCATTGGTTTCTAATGATCAAGAAAATGCCATTGCTCTTGCAAATGATCAGTATGATTGCGGGGAAAGCACCGGACCATATATTCCAATATCAGAGTGCATTACAGGGGTCCGTGCTccg gaTACTCAAAGAGCATTCACATTTGATcctaaaaatattgtaaccaGCACAAAGACCTTTGATAAGTCTGACGCTAGCAACAAATTCAAAACATATTCGTATCACGGCACACCTCAGATACGCATTAACAACGTTGCAGTTGAATCGGAAAACGATTCAAACAGTGAGGACGAATGTAGATCACTGAACGCTAGTCAATGTAACATAG GACCACCGGTACCCCCGCGTCCACCGAAAACCTTCTCATTGAACAAAGATTTGGCGCATCGAGAGTCTTTTCATGGACCGAAAGTTCAGGAACCAGTCGAATTTCAAGAAAATACT TCTCCATTCCCCTGGATGCGCTTGCCGCGTCAACCGCACCACAACACGGCGCCCTCGTCGCCCGGCCGTTCCGTGATCAGTCACTGCGTCCGGACCACGGATGACGAAGATGACGCCGCTATGGGGCAT TCAATGCAGTATTGCAATCTTTCGACGCTACCGCCAGCTGTCGACAGGGCGTTGAAACCTCGTCATTCAAGTCACAGCATCGGCAATATGTACAACTTCTCAGGATTG GGAATATGCGACGAATCGAAACCTGACGTATTGCAGTACTTAGATCTCGATCTTCACACGTCTACCCCACCTTCGAACAAT tcacAAGACTTCAAGAAACTGAGCATTATACACGGTAAGTCGCATTCATCTGCTGATGCGGATTCCGCGTATAAAACCGTAGACTTCTTGAAGACGGAGGCTTTCAACATCACACGCCAGGATGCCGAAGCGTCACGGAGCGTGCAGCAATGA
- the LOC124542996 gene encoding GRB2-associated-binding protein 2 isoform X1 yields MSKNIVFEGWLTKSPPSKRIWRTKWRRRWFALRQSGELPGQYFLDYYADRNCRRLKGTINLDFCEQVDAGLHMERTNQGAPDPKLRGSVFTIQTQTRTYHLEADCESEMEKWVDAICSVCGLRATDEMPSFSGIYQNHSVAVDNHPHTRSRANSNFTTPTVNGQTGSSPAVNNVNYTTIATNDQHNSLVSNDQENAIALANDQYDCGESTGPYIPISECITGVRAPDTQRAFTFDPKNIVTSTKTFDKSDASNKFKTYSYHGTPQIRINNVAVESENDSNSEDECRSLNASQCNIGEVTVAKSFTRLNINSQRNNGTGDDGPPVPPRPPKTFSLNKDLAHRESFHGPKVQEPVEFQENTSPFPWMRLPRQPHHNTAPSSPGRSVISHCVRTTDDEDDAAMGHSMQYCNLSTLPPAVDRALKPRHSSHSIGNMYNFSGLGICDESKPDVLQYLDLDLHTSTPPSNNSQDFKKLSIIHGKSHSSADADSAYKTVDFLKTEAFNITRQDAEASRSVQQ; encoded by the exons atgtcgaaaAACATAGTGTTCGAGGGTTGGCTTACGAAATCACCACCTTCGAAACGAATTTGGAGAAct AAATGGCGGAGAAGGTGGTTTGCCTTGCGACAGTCGGGTGAGCTCCCAGGGCAATATTTCCTAGATTATTATGCCGACCGTAATTGCAGACGGCTCAAGGGTACGATCAACTTAGATTTCTGTGAGCAG GTGGATGCTGGATTGCATATGGAACGTACAAACCAAGGAGCACCAGACCCAAAGCTACGTGGCTCAGTATTCACAATTCAAACGCAAACACGAACATACCATCTTGAAGCTGATTGTGAATCCGAAATGGAAAAATGGGTCGATGCAATCTGTAGTGTATGTGGTTTACGTGCAACTGATGAAATGCCGAGTTTTTCTG gcaTATACCAAAACCATTCAGTGGCTGTAGACAATCATCCGCATACAAGGTCAAGAGCGAATTCAAATTTTACAACACCCACTGTCAATGGTCAGACTGGCTCGTCACCAGCTGTAAATAATGTTAACTACACCACCATAGCGACAAATGACCAACATAATTCATTGGTTTCTAATGATCAAGAAAATGCCATTGCTCTTGCAAATGATCAGTATGATTGCGGGGAAAGCACCGGACCATATATTCCAATATCAGAGTGCATTACAGGGGTCCGTGCTccg gaTACTCAAAGAGCATTCACATTTGATcctaaaaatattgtaaccaGCACAAAGACCTTTGATAAGTCTGACGCTAGCAACAAATTCAAAACATATTCGTATCACGGCACACCTCAGATACGCATTAACAACGTTGCAGTTGAATCGGAAAACGATTCAAACAGTGAGGACGAATGTAGATCACTGAACGCTAGTCAATGTAACATAG GAGAGGTAACGGTAGCGAAAAGTTTCACAAGGTTGAACATTAATTCGCAACGCAATAATGGAACCGGTGATGACG GACCACCGGTACCCCCGCGTCCACCGAAAACCTTCTCATTGAACAAAGATTTGGCGCATCGAGAGTCTTTTCATGGACCGAAAGTTCAGGAACCAGTCGAATTTCAAGAAAATACT TCTCCATTCCCCTGGATGCGCTTGCCGCGTCAACCGCACCACAACACGGCGCCCTCGTCGCCCGGCCGTTCCGTGATCAGTCACTGCGTCCGGACCACGGATGACGAAGATGACGCCGCTATGGGGCAT TCAATGCAGTATTGCAATCTTTCGACGCTACCGCCAGCTGTCGACAGGGCGTTGAAACCTCGTCATTCAAGTCACAGCATCGGCAATATGTACAACTTCTCAGGATTG GGAATATGCGACGAATCGAAACCTGACGTATTGCAGTACTTAGATCTCGATCTTCACACGTCTACCCCACCTTCGAACAAT tcacAAGACTTCAAGAAACTGAGCATTATACACGGTAAGTCGCATTCATCTGCTGATGCGGATTCCGCGTATAAAACCGTAGACTTCTTGAAGACGGAGGCTTTCAACATCACACGCCAGGATGCCGAAGCGTCACGGAGCGTGCAGCAATGA
- the LOC124543440 gene encoding uncharacterized protein LOC124543440 produces the protein MPHPSCPHSNVAKFKAYHPDKYAIDDVSPTVCTDESLTPNQPPLLTQRTIGKFLQPLTRELVEIPPRPTIDELPDAVIENMVMKDKAFWVDKPGANAYNLHDAYDRYGMTSERVSIPHQDVFPHSYQYDLDCVKYRRQHACDGLKQTQGVQKPVAPYCRECDKKIDSKTAPSPASTSGSTQKRWRYYPDLTKTLPAKEIRELMMNEVGRPFKNEACNWYNQNYPSIKYNCITRKFSK, from the exons ATGCCACATCCGAGTTGTCCTCACAGCAATGTAGCAAAATTTAAAGCTTATCATCCAGATAA ATATGCAATTGATGATGTTTCACCGACCGTGTGTACCGATGAAAGCTTGACGCCGAACCAACCCCCATTGTTAACACAGCGCACTATCGGAAAATTTCTACAACCTTTAACTCGAGAACTGGTAGAGATACCACCAag GCCGACTATAGACGAGTTGCCCGATGCGGTTATTGAAAATATGGTAATGAAAGACAAAGCCTTTTGGGTTGATAAACCTGGAGCCAATGCATACAATCTCCACGATGCCTACGATCGTTATGGAATGACTAGTGAAAGGGTGTCGATTC cGCATCAGGACGTCTTTCCTCATTCTTATCAGTATGACCTTGACTGCGTTAAGTATAGACGTCAGCATGCATGTGATGGATTAAAGCAAACACAGGGAGTACAG AAGCCTGTCGCTCCGTATTGTCGGGAATGTGACAAAAAGATTGACAGTAAAACAGCACCATCTCCGGCATCCACATCAGGATCAACGCAGAAGCGATGGAGATATTACCCAGACCTGACGAAAACGTTACCCGCTAAAGAAATACGAGAGCTGATGATGAACGA GGTCGGCAGACCGTTTAAGAATGAAGCATGTAATTGGTACAATCAAAATTATccctcaataaaatataattgtataacacgtaaattttctaaatga
- the LOC124543198 gene encoding uncharacterized protein LOC124543198 isoform X3 gives MPNQNDGLFLLEVLIDKIIFIKSPCFSDKDFKTCINIKCPGVEPLEICDDEPGVCLVKNTGPFIKSFNNGKSCLFSLNEAEINTAMTKYPINVCVYKSLPCGCLPTKIIMGECEIDMTKEFVEARKTFLEDPTSVSYQALKDSFRIVAPDGSDTGEIVMFLRISCFGKLIITRFQGPGGPPDLAAGKSQAIVDRSCNPAKEFQSMEDPCACGAARGNISGGFGVSSGAPCNVGGSGVCPPAQDPYNSMPCMDPDDPCYCSGPRPQPKQPMACRNTDQYCLHVPKGRSKQFEEIGTTLGGNELKIKVPASASIIKKISQTHCSMQCPYSKNTDTGPCEPPCGKNQISLALPCEATCCHGAQPTGTQFTCLTEGCLQASKHGQAALARGDVKQNELANKDVYVLKVAKTAVLNEKKCKFELELATPKGGDKKAPIQKVNMCLQSDLDCECVVRRLKKPKGKKKR, from the exons atgcCGAATCAGAACGATGGGCTTTTCCTCTTAGAGGTCCTcatcgataaaattattttcattaaaagtcCCTGTTTTTCTGATAAGGACTTTAAGACATGTATTAATATCAAATGTCCGGGAGTTGAACCGCTGGAGATCTGTGACGACGAACCAGGAGTTTGCTTAGTGAAGAATACCGGCCCATTTATCAAATCCTTTAACAATGGAAAATCATGCCTTTTTTCTCTAAATGAAGCTGAAATCAATACTGCCATGACTAAATATCCCATAAATGTTTGTGTTTACAAGTCTCTACCGTGTGGATGTTTGccgacaaaaataataatggggGAATGCGAAATTGATATGACAAAAGAATTTGTTGAAGCGCGTAAAACTTTTTTGGAAGACCCAACCTCTGTCAGCTACCAAGCTCTTAAGGATTCGTTTCGAATTGTCGCACCCGATGGTTCAGATACTGGAGAAATCGTTATGTTTTTACGTATATCCTGTTTTGGAAAACTAATTATTACTAGATTTCAAGGCCCGGGTGGCCCACCAGATTTAGCAGCCGGTAAAAGTCAAGCCATCGTAGATAGGTCATGCAATCCTGCAAAAGAATTCCAAAGCATGGAAGATCCATGCGCATGCGGAGCAGCACGAGGCAATATTAGTGGTGGATTTGGAGTTAGCTCAGGAGCACCCTGTAACGTTGGAGGTAGTGGTGTTTGCCCACCAG CTCAAGACCCTTATAATAGTATGCCCTGTATGGACCCTGATGACCCTTGTTACTGTTCTGGACCTAGACCACAACCAAAACAACCGATGGCTTGCAGAAATACTGATCAGTATTGTCTACACGTACCTAAAG GTCGCAGTAAGCAATTCGAAGAAATAGGTACAACCCTTGGCGGCAACGAGCTTAAGATAAAAGTCCCTGCTAGTGcgtctattataaaaaaaataagtcagaCTCATTGCTCCATGCAATGTCCTTATTCTAAAAACACAGACACTGGACCATGCGAACCACCATGTGGGAAAAACCAAATAAGTTTAGCATTGCCTTGTGAAGCCACTTGTTGTCATGGTGCACAACCTACTGGCACACAATTCACCTGTTTAACTGAAGGTTGCCTTCAAGCGTCAAAACACGGTCAAGCAGCTTTGGCTCGTGGCGATGTCAAGCAAAATGAATTAGCGAACAAGgatgtttatgtattaaaagtaGCTAAAACAGCCGTTCTAAATgaaaagaaatgcaaatttgAACTGGAACTTGCCACTCCAAAAGGAGGAGATAAGAAAGCACCGATACAGAAAGTTAATATGTGTCTACAGTCCGACCTTGATTGTGAATGTGTTGTTCGGCGGTTAAAAAAGCCAAAGGGAAAGAAGAAGCGATAA
- the LOC124543198 gene encoding uncharacterized protein LOC124543198 isoform X1, with amino-acid sequence MPNQNDGLFLLEVLIDKIIFIKSPCFSDKDFKTCINIKCPGVEPLEICDDEPGVCLVKNTGPFIKSFNNGKSCLFSLNEAEINTAMTKYPINVCVYKSLPCGCLPTKIIMGECEIDMTKEFVEARKTFLEDPTSVSYQALKDSFRIVAPDGSDTGEIVMFLRISCFGKLIITRFQGPGGPPDLAAGKSQAIVDRSCNPAKEFQSMEDPCACGAARGNISGGFGVSSGAPCNVGGSGVCPPAQDPYNSMPCMDPDDPCYCSGPRPQPKQPMACRNTDQYCLHVPKGNLQNMLEQTKEVGEFSSRKIKHIIYDLQVFSKQSFTSNSTNNASVKTKISETHTDLYLNNVKNLKETAFFGIKDTSVYMSLSHNYGRLHTLGTQASASINKSFQVSEEWNRSLKSEAETTSNYCSTCSSSTVPFRKYKNRVSQNLLHPEIYFFGKKKTSDKTGMGSKGSYTKLHKTSQTSGTGIKSGSKSSVQSGSNSSIKKNNSSAAKPNFTPKPSKGATTASCTSKSVTIKDEKLQKPCPAVGGTTKGDMTALVAHIKIGPKETCPVHGNDPCQGPKCVLASSGKEQGLVKVTNINNPRKGVFEIVIRKLTGAPLAKNELMLEWTPPPCRTAPCNVPCPISYIPRSCRHSKCKLIVCRPAPCRPKCSRKKPCGQTSCLKLPCKSCCKATCCGSPCRPCKPCPPQPPSCCPAPPCSQCDPPCKTPCVIPCKSSPCLKPCPIGRKRPRKSRSQPKIKSHRKKLSPCYNRAKTCPVVRCRSIPGPCTMYCGIPPFCIPRRCSRTLPCKFASLESCLKSCSSCCG; translated from the exons atgcCGAATCAGAACGATGGGCTTTTCCTCTTAGAGGTCCTcatcgataaaattattttcattaaaagtcCCTGTTTTTCTGATAAGGACTTTAAGACATGTATTAATATCAAATGTCCGGGAGTTGAACCGCTGGAGATCTGTGACGACGAACCAGGAGTTTGCTTAGTGAAGAATACCGGCCCATTTATCAAATCCTTTAACAATGGAAAATCATGCCTTTTTTCTCTAAATGAAGCTGAAATCAATACTGCCATGACTAAATATCCCATAAATGTTTGTGTTTACAAGTCTCTACCGTGTGGATGTTTGccgacaaaaataataatggggGAATGCGAAATTGATATGACAAAAGAATTTGTTGAAGCGCGTAAAACTTTTTTGGAAGACCCAACCTCTGTCAGCTACCAAGCTCTTAAGGATTCGTTTCGAATTGTCGCACCCGATGGTTCAGATACTGGAGAAATCGTTATGTTTTTACGTATATCCTGTTTTGGAAAACTAATTATTACTAGATTTCAAGGCCCGGGTGGCCCACCAGATTTAGCAGCCGGTAAAAGTCAAGCCATCGTAGATAGGTCATGCAATCCTGCAAAAGAATTCCAAAGCATGGAAGATCCATGCGCATGCGGAGCAGCACGAGGCAATATTAGTGGTGGATTTGGAGTTAGCTCAGGAGCACCCTGTAACGTTGGAGGTAGTGGTGTTTGCCCACCAG CTCAAGACCCTTATAATAGTATGCCCTGTATGGACCCTGATGACCCTTGTTACTGTTCTGGACCTAGACCACAACCAAAACAACCGATGGCTTGCAGAAATACTGATCAGTATTGTCTACACGTACCTAAAG GTAATCTACAAAACATGCTGGAACAGACAAAGGAAGTCGGAGAGTTTTCATCgaggaaaataaaacatatcattTATGATTTGCAAGTTTTTAGTAAACAATCGTTTACATCAAACTCGACAAATAATGCTTCGGTGAAAACTAAAATATCTGAAACGCATACTGATCTATATTTGAACAACGTCAAAAATCTAAAGGAGACAGCCTTTTTTGGAATAAAAGACACGTCAGTTTACATGTCTCTTTCTCATAATTATGGCCGTCTTCACACTTTAGGTACACAAGCTTCCGCTTCcattaataaatcttttcaaGTTTCTGAGGAATGGAATAGGTCACTTAAAAGCGAGGCTGAGACTACTTCAAATTACTGTTCGACCTGCTCATCATCGACTGTTCCTtttcgtaaatataaaaatcgagTATCCCAAAATTTACTTCAccctgaaatttatttttttggaaaaaagaaAACCTCAGATAAAACGGGGATGGGATCAAAAGGGTCCTACACCAAACTACATAAAACAAGTCAAACATCAGGTACTGGTATAAAGAGCGGTTCAAAATCAAGTGTCCAATCCGGTTCAAATAGTAGTATTAAAAAGAACAATAGTTCTGCCGCAAAGCCTAATTTTACCCCAAAACCTTCAAAAGGAGCAACAACCGCTTCATGCACTTCGAAGTCCGTTACAATAAAAGacgaaaaattacaaaaaccttgtccagcagtgggaggAACTACAAAGGGGGATATGACGGCTCTTGTTGCGCATATAAAAATTGGGCCTAAAGAAACATGTCCCGTGCATGGAAATGATCCTTGTCAAGGTCCTAAATGTGTATTGGCTTCTTCGGGAAAAGAACAGGGATTAGTAAAGGTGACGAATATAAATAATCCTAGGAAAGGTGTCTTCGAAATCGTTATTCGAAAACTTACAGGGGCACCTTTAGCGAAAAATGAATTAATGTTGGAGTGGACGCCGCCGCCGTGTCGTACAGCGCCGTGTAATGTGCCTTGTCCAATATCTTATATCCCGCGATCTTGTCGCCACTCAAAGTGTAAATTAATAGTATGCCGACCTGCACCTTGCAGACCTAAGTGTTCCAGAAAAAAGCCATGTGGACAGACGAGTTGTCTAAAACTTCCATGTAAAAGTTGTTGCAAAGCTACATGCTGTGGCAGCCCCTGTCGCCCTTGTAAGCCATGTCCTCCACAACCTCCATCGTGCTGTCCAGCCCCACCGTGTAGTCAATGCGATCCACCTTGTAAGACGCCTTGTGTCATACCTTGCAAAAGCTCACCGTGCCTTAAGCCTTGCCCGATTGGGCGTAAGCGTCCTCGGAAATCTCGAAGTCAGCCAAAGATTAAATCTCATCGCAAGAAACTTTCCCCCTGTTATAATCGTGCAAAAACATGTCCTGTTGTTCGATGTCGCAGTATACCAGGGCCGTGTACTATGTACTGTGGTATTCCTCCGTTTTGCATTCCACGAAGGTGCAGTAGAACTCTTCCCTGTAAATTCGCGAGTCTAGAGTCTTGTTTGAAGAGCTGTTCTTCTTGTTGTggctaa
- the LOC124543198 gene encoding uncharacterized protein LOC124543198 isoform X4 produces MPNQNDGLFLLEVLIDKIIFIKSPCFSDKDFKTCINIKCPGVEPLEICDDEPGVCLVKNTGPFIKSFNNGKSCLFSLNEAEINTAMTKYPINVCVYKSLPCGCLPTKIIMGECEIDMTKEFVEARKTFLEDPTSVSYQALKDSFRIVAPDGSDTGEIVMFLRISCFGKLIITRFQGPGGPPDLAAGKSQAIVDRSCNPAKEFQSMEDPCACGAARGNISGGFGVSSGAPCNVGGSGVCPPAQDPYNSMPCMDPDDPCYCSGPRPQPKQPMACRNTDQYCLHVPKDCCPTGNKVVFQLPSDSCELGHKQRAHFKFTSDGVGDLSRDEPGQLMPTTAENYPGVVYDFPRQIIKLRIGKTIEMPGRKSKLEYQFITPVITHEKIIPVNEARTAQCTQANTNYCPYRD; encoded by the exons atgcCGAATCAGAACGATGGGCTTTTCCTCTTAGAGGTCCTcatcgataaaattattttcattaaaagtcCCTGTTTTTCTGATAAGGACTTTAAGACATGTATTAATATCAAATGTCCGGGAGTTGAACCGCTGGAGATCTGTGACGACGAACCAGGAGTTTGCTTAGTGAAGAATACCGGCCCATTTATCAAATCCTTTAACAATGGAAAATCATGCCTTTTTTCTCTAAATGAAGCTGAAATCAATACTGCCATGACTAAATATCCCATAAATGTTTGTGTTTACAAGTCTCTACCGTGTGGATGTTTGccgacaaaaataataatggggGAATGCGAAATTGATATGACAAAAGAATTTGTTGAAGCGCGTAAAACTTTTTTGGAAGACCCAACCTCTGTCAGCTACCAAGCTCTTAAGGATTCGTTTCGAATTGTCGCACCCGATGGTTCAGATACTGGAGAAATCGTTATGTTTTTACGTATATCCTGTTTTGGAAAACTAATTATTACTAGATTTCAAGGCCCGGGTGGCCCACCAGATTTAGCAGCCGGTAAAAGTCAAGCCATCGTAGATAGGTCATGCAATCCTGCAAAAGAATTCCAAAGCATGGAAGATCCATGCGCATGCGGAGCAGCACGAGGCAATATTAGTGGTGGATTTGGAGTTAGCTCAGGAGCACCCTGTAACGTTGGAGGTAGTGGTGTTTGCCCACCAG CTCAAGACCCTTATAATAGTATGCCCTGTATGGACCCTGATGACCCTTGTTACTGTTCTGGACCTAGACCACAACCAAAACAACCGATGGCTTGCAGAAATACTGATCAGTATTGTCTACACGTACCTAAAG ATTGCTGTCCGACTGGAAACAAGGTTGTATTTCAATTGCCTTCGGATTCCTGCGAGCTCGGCCACAAACAAAGGGCGCACTTCAAGTTCACTTCAGATGGTGTAGGAGACTTATCCAGAGATGAACCAGGTCAACTTATGCCAACAACTGCAGAGAACTATCCAGGAGTTGTATATGATTTCCctagacaaataataaaattgagaaTCGGCAAGACGATTGAAATGCCGGGAAGGAAGTCAAAACTTGAATATCAATTTATAACACCAGTGATAACACATGAAAAGATAATTCCAGTGAATGAGGCGCGAACAGCGCAGTGTACACAGGCGAATACCAATTATTGCCCTTATAGAGACTAA
- the LOC124543198 gene encoding uncharacterized protein LOC124543198 isoform X2 encodes MRREQRSVHRRIPIIALIETKKFLQCILVSYCQFCNLQNMLEQTKEVGEFSSRKIKHIIYDLQVFSKQSFTSNSTNNASVKTKISETHTDLYLNNVKNLKETAFFGIKDTSVYMSLSHNYGRLHTLGTQASASINKSFQVSEEWNRSLKSEAETTSNYCSTCSSSTVPFRKYKNRVSQNLLHPEIYFFGKKKTSDKTGMGSKGSYTKLHKTSQTSGTGIKSGSKSSVQSGSNSSIKKNNSSAAKPNFTPKPSKGATTASCTSKSVTIKDEKLQKPCPAVGGTTKGDMTALVAHIKIGPKETCPVHGNDPCQGPKCVLASSGKEQGLVKVTNINNPRKGVFEIVIRKLTGAPLAKNELMLEWTPPPCRTAPCNVPCPISYIPRSCRHSKCKLIVCRPAPCRPKCSRKKPCGQTSCLKLPCKSCCKATCCGSPCRPCKPCPPQPPSCCPAPPCSQCDPPCKTPCVIPCKSSPCLKPCPIGRKRPRKSRSQPKIKSHRKKLSPCYNRAKTCPVVRCRSIPGPCTMYCGIPPFCIPRRCSRTLPCKFASLESCLKSCSSCCG; translated from the exons ATGAGGCGCGAACAGCGCAGTGTACACAGGCGAATACCAATTATTGCCCTTATAGAGACTAAAAAATTCCTACAATGCATTCTCGTTTCTTATTGTCaatttt GTAATCTACAAAACATGCTGGAACAGACAAAGGAAGTCGGAGAGTTTTCATCgaggaaaataaaacatatcattTATGATTTGCAAGTTTTTAGTAAACAATCGTTTACATCAAACTCGACAAATAATGCTTCGGTGAAAACTAAAATATCTGAAACGCATACTGATCTATATTTGAACAACGTCAAAAATCTAAAGGAGACAGCCTTTTTTGGAATAAAAGACACGTCAGTTTACATGTCTCTTTCTCATAATTATGGCCGTCTTCACACTTTAGGTACACAAGCTTCCGCTTCcattaataaatcttttcaaGTTTCTGAGGAATGGAATAGGTCACTTAAAAGCGAGGCTGAGACTACTTCAAATTACTGTTCGACCTGCTCATCATCGACTGTTCCTtttcgtaaatataaaaatcgagTATCCCAAAATTTACTTCAccctgaaatttatttttttggaaaaaagaaAACCTCAGATAAAACGGGGATGGGATCAAAAGGGTCCTACACCAAACTACATAAAACAAGTCAAACATCAGGTACTGGTATAAAGAGCGGTTCAAAATCAAGTGTCCAATCCGGTTCAAATAGTAGTATTAAAAAGAACAATAGTTCTGCCGCAAAGCCTAATTTTACCCCAAAACCTTCAAAAGGAGCAACAACCGCTTCATGCACTTCGAAGTCCGTTACAATAAAAGacgaaaaattacaaaaaccttgtccagcagtgggaggAACTACAAAGGGGGATATGACGGCTCTTGTTGCGCATATAAAAATTGGGCCTAAAGAAACATGTCCCGTGCATGGAAATGATCCTTGTCAAGGTCCTAAATGTGTATTGGCTTCTTCGGGAAAAGAACAGGGATTAGTAAAGGTGACGAATATAAATAATCCTAGGAAAGGTGTCTTCGAAATCGTTATTCGAAAACTTACAGGGGCACCTTTAGCGAAAAATGAATTAATGTTGGAGTGGACGCCGCCGCCGTGTCGTACAGCGCCGTGTAATGTGCCTTGTCCAATATCTTATATCCCGCGATCTTGTCGCCACTCAAAGTGTAAATTAATAGTATGCCGACCTGCACCTTGCAGACCTAAGTGTTCCAGAAAAAAGCCATGTGGACAGACGAGTTGTCTAAAACTTCCATGTAAAAGTTGTTGCAAAGCTACATGCTGTGGCAGCCCCTGTCGCCCTTGTAAGCCATGTCCTCCACAACCTCCATCGTGCTGTCCAGCCCCACCGTGTAGTCAATGCGATCCACCTTGTAAGACGCCTTGTGTCATACCTTGCAAAAGCTCACCGTGCCTTAAGCCTTGCCCGATTGGGCGTAAGCGTCCTCGGAAATCTCGAAGTCAGCCAAAGATTAAATCTCATCGCAAGAAACTTTCCCCCTGTTATAATCGTGCAAAAACATGTCCTGTTGTTCGATGTCGCAGTATACCAGGGCCGTGTACTATGTACTGTGGTATTCCTCCGTTTTGCATTCCACGAAGGTGCAGTAGAACTCTTCCCTGTAAATTCGCGAGTCTAGAGTCTTGTTTGAAGAGCTGTTCTTCTTGTTGTggctaa